In the Pontibacillus sp. HMF3514 genome, AAAATTGTGATTAATATGACATGGGGTCTTTTTCATAAAAATAGTAGAATTCTATTTATTTATGTCGAGAAAAGTGTTATATTAATCTCGAATGTGATGAGTCGAACGTCAGATGTCAGATCTCTCACATAGCGATTCGGTTGGGGTGAACTACATGAGTATAAAAACAGATAATCGTCACCTCTATTTACAGGTGATCGACGAAATTAAAAAAGATATTGATAGCGGTTTATATCAAGCAAAAGAAAAACTTCCATCCGAGTTTCAGTTATCAAAGAAACTAGGCGTCTCGCGTGCTACGTTACGAGAAGCCTTACGGATACTAGAAGAAGAAAATGTGGTAACGCGTAGACATGGTGTAGGAACCTTTGTTAATCCTAAACCGGTGTTCTCATCTGGTATTGAAGAACTATTTAGTGTAACAGAAATGATCGAACGTGGTGGTATGAAGCCAGGGAGTCAGTTTCTGTCAACAGAAATGGTTGAACCAACAGAAGAGGACATTAAAAAATTTTATCCTATAAATGTCGAAACATTAGCAAAAATCGAACGTGTTCGTACTGCAGACGATTTACCTGTTGTATATTGCATCGATAAAATCCCAGATCATTTGATACCGATTGAACACGTTCATCATGGGGGATCGATGTTTCAGCTATTAGAACAACATAGTGATAAAACAATAAGTTATGCGGTTACATTTTTAGAACCTGTATCTTATCAAGAAAGGCTCTATTCGATTTTAGACTGTGAACCAGATCAATCTTTATTACTACTTAAGCAAATGCATTATACAGATGAAGATGAACCTGTACTATACTCAAAAAACTATTTCCGGGCTGACAAGTTTGGTTTCCATGTTTTGAGAAAACGGGTGTAAGGGCTTTCAATTGTATGTCATAATGGCGATAGAACTTTAAGGAGGTGATGGGGGAGAGGTATCAACGTGTTGTCGAACATTTTGAATTTATGAATCTATTAAATTAGCGTAGGGGGTAATTAATTTGAAACAACGTCGTTTTCTATTAGTTTTTGCTTTATTATTAGCAGTTGGTATGATCCTTGGCGCATGTGGATCATCTGAAGAAACAGGTGGAGAAAATAACGAAGAGAAAAACAACAGTGAAGAAGGTTCTAATAACGAGGGCAATAGTGAAGAAGGAAATGGTGACTTTACTGTAGCGATGGTTACAGACGTAGGTGGCGTTGATGACAAATCCTTCAACCAATCTGCTTGGGAAGGTCTTCAAGCTTTCGGTAAAGAAAATGGCCTAGAAAAAGGACCGAATGGTTACAACTACGCTCAGTCTGAGTCCGATGCTGACTATCTTCCAAACATTACTCGTCTAGTTAAGAAAGACTACAACCTTATTTATGGTATTGGATACTTACTTAACGATGCAATCTCTCAAGCTTCAGAGCGTTTCCCTGAAACGAACTTTGCAATTGTAGACTCTGTTGTTGATCAGTCAAACGTTGCAAGTATTACATTTAAAGAGCACCAAGGTTCTTTCCTTGTAGGTGTAGCAGCTGCTATGAAAACTGAATCTAACAAAGTTGGATTTGTTGGTGGCGTCGAAGGTGACCTTATCAAGAAGTTCGAAAGTGGTTTCCGCGCAGGTGTTAAATCTGTAAACCCTGATATCACAGTTGATGTTAAGTATGCAGGTGGATTTGCAAACGCAGACAAAGGTAAAGTAATCGCGAACACAATGTACAAATCTGGTATTGATGTAATTTATCACGCTTCTGGTGCGACTGGTAACGGTGTATTCTCCGAAGCAAAAGATATCAAAAACAGTAACCCAGACCGTCAAGTATGGGTAATCGGTGTTGACCGTGACCAGTATGCTGAAGGTCAAATTGGTGATCATAACGTTACACTTACTTCAATGGTTAAACGTGTAGACGTTGCTGTACAAGACATTTCAACTAAAGCAATGAACGGTAACTTCCCAGGTGGAGAAATCGTTAAATACGGTCTAGATGATGATGCTATTTCTGTAGCTCCTACAAACAAAGAAGCTTACACAGATGAAATTAAACAAAAAGTTGAAGAGTGGAAGAAAAAAATCGTTGATGGTGAAGTCGAAGTTCCAAGCACACGTGAAGAACTTCAAAGTTATTTAGACTCTCTTTAAGAATTAATTGAAAAAGGCTAGATTTTCTAGCCTTTTTCTTCTCTAATCAACAATAAAAAGATAAGAAAAATCATTGAATGAAAAGGAACTTTCGGGTCCCGGCCCTTTTCATTTGCTGATTTTTACACGTTAGGAATAGGATATGATCTATGTACGAATCAGTAACTATTTAACAACACAGTGCTTAACGTATTGGGGGAAATAAGGAGTGAGTAGAGTGGATTACGTTATTGAAATGTTAAACATTAGAAAAGAATTTCCCGGCATCGTAGCTAATGACAATATTAACCTTCAAGTTAAGAAAGGTGAAATTCACGCTTTACTTGGAGAAAATGGAGCAGGAAAGTCGACTTTAATGAACGTATTATTCGGATTGTATCAACCGGAAAAAGGTGAAATTCGTGTAAAGGGTGAACCTGTTAAAATTACAGATCCTAACGTAGCGAACGAGCTTGGAATAGGGATGGTACACCAGCACTTTATGCTTGTTGATACGTTTACGGTTACAGAAAATATCATTTTAGGAGCAGAACCTAAAAGTGGTGTAACCGTTGATACCAAAAGTGCAGAACAAGAGGTTCGTGAGATCTCAGAAAGGTATGGTCTGAAAGTAGATCCTTCAGCCAAAATAAGAGATATCTCAGTTGGGATGCAACAGCGTGTAGAAATCTTAAAGACACTTTACCGTGGTGCTGATATTTTAATCTTAGATGAGCCTACAGCGGTTTTAACGCCTCAAGAAATCAAAGAACTTATTCAAATTATGAAAACACTAATTCAAGAAGGAAAATCTATTATCTTAATTACTCACAAACTAAAAGAAATTATGGAGGTTTGTGATCGTTGTACTGTCATCCGTAAAGGTGAAGGAATTGGTACGGTAAATGTTGCTGAAACAAATACTACTGAACTTGCATCCTTGATGGTGGGTCGAGAAGTAAGCTTTAATACAGAAAAGGAGCCAGCAAAACCAAAAGAGGATATTTTACATATCAGAGATCTTCGTGTCAAAGATACACGTGGAGTGGATATGGTTAAAGATTTGAACCTTGATGTCCGAGCTGGTGAGATCGTTGGTATTGCAGGGGTTGATGGTAACGGTCAAAGCGAATTAATTGAAGCAATAACAGGATTACGTGATGCTGAAAGCGGTTCTATTGAGTTAAATGGCCAAAATATTACGAATCTGACACCACGTAAAGTAACGGAATCAGGGGTTTCACATATTCCGCAGGACCGTCATAAATTCGGTCTTGTACTAGATTTTCCTATTGGTGAAAATATGGCTCTTCAAAACTATTACCAAAAACCATATGCAAACATGGGGATCTTAAACTATAAAGAGATTTATCGAAAAGCTAATAGCTTAATAGAAGAGTATGACGTTAGGACACCAAGTGAATATACACCTGCTCGTGCCCTTTCTGGTGGTAACCAACAGAAAGCTATTATCGGTAGAGAAGTTGACCGTTCACCTGACTTGTTAATTGCAGCACAACCAACGCGTGGTTTGGATGTTGGTGCGATTGAATTTATTCACAAAAAGCTTGTTGAAGAACGTGATAAAGGAAGAGCTGTTCTACTGTTATCTTTTGAATTAGATGAAATTATGAATGTGAGTGACCGAATTGCTGTTATGTTTGATGGGCAAGTGGTTGCCAATGTGAAACCAGAAGAAACGAATGAACAAGAGCTCGGCCTTCTCATGGCAGGTAGTAAGAAGCAGAAGGAAGGTGACAGCTAATGTTCTCAAATAATCGATTAACGAACATACTTATACCCGTCATATCAGTAGTATTAGGTTTACTTTCAGGCGCAATTATCATGCTTATTTTTGGATATAACCCGATAAGTGGTTATGCTGCTCTATGGAATGGGGCATTTGGAGATTCGTACTTCTTAGGAGAAACTATTGTTAAAGTTACCCCATATATTTTATCTGGACTAGCCGTGGCATTTGCCTTCCGTACTGGGTTATTTAATATTGGTGTTGAAGGACAAGTATTTGTTGGTTGGCTAGCTGCTGTGTGGGTAGGAACGACTCTTGATTTACCGATGGTTATTCATTTACCGCTAGCGATTTTAGTAGCTGCAGTAGCAGGAGGAGCTTGGGGGTTTGTGCCAGGCTTTTTAAAAGCTCGATTTGGTGTTCACGAAGTTATTGTTTCCATCATGATGAACTACGTTGCATTGTACACATGTAATGCAATCATACGATCTGTTCTAACAGATAATAGTGATAAAACCGATTATGTAAAAGACTCTGCATCATTAGCTTCAACATGGCTTTCAGATATTACAGGGTTTTCCCGATTACACTTTGGGTTTGTTATAGCCATTATTGGCGCAATCATTATGTGGTTTATTCTTGAGAAAACCGTTAAAGGATATGAGTTACGTTCAGTAGGTTATAACCCACATGCCTCCAAATATGCTGGAATGAATGTAAACCGAAATATTATTTTGTCCTTTATTATATCCGGTGGTTTTGCGGGAGTTGCAGGTGCAATGGAAGGCCTTGGAACATTCCAGTATATGTCCGTTAATAACGCTTTCACTAATATAGGGTTTGACGGAATCGCTGTTGCCTTACTAGGTGGAAATGCAGCACTAGGAACCGTGTTAGCCGCCTTCTTATTTGGTACGTTGAAAGTCGGGGCCCTGAACATGTCAACATCAGGCGTTCCACAAGAACTCGTGGACATCGTGGTTGCATTAATTATTCTATTTGTAGCCTCAGGTTATATCATTCGTTGGGCGCTTTCTCGCTTCAAAAAGGAGGAAAAATAAATGGGGATTTTAGATGTTTTGACACTAATCGTACCTTCAGCCATATTCTTTGCAGCCCCGCTTATTTTTACAGCATTAGGTGGAGTTTTCAGTGAACGCTCAGGTGTTGTTAACATTGGATTAGAAGGTTTAATGGTTATGGGTGCGTTTGTAGGTGTTACTGTAAACCTTACAATAGCAGGTCCATTAAGTGAAATGGGAGAAATCTGGGGAGATTTAACACCATGGATTTCAACATTAGTCGCTATGGTTGTAGCTGCTATCTTTTCTGTTATTCATGCTGTAGCTTCTGTTACCTTCAGAGCTGATCAGGTAGTTAGTGGCGTAGCAATCAACTTCTTGGCACTTGGTATCGGACTTTTCTTAATTGAAGAGTGGTATGGTAAAGGGCAAACGGATATGGTAAATGCACCATTCTATTCTGTACCTACTCCAATCTTAAGTGAAATCCCAATTATAGGGCCAATGTTCTTTGAAGGATATATTACATCGTTTATCGCGATTGTTTTAGCTTTTGTTGTATGGTTTGTTATTTATAAAACGCCATTTGGACTGCGTCTTCGTTCTGTTGGTGAGCACCCAATGGCAGCTGATACAAACGGAATTAACGTTTCCAAAATGCGTTATACAGGTGTAATTCTGTCAGGCGCCTTCGCGGGTATTGGAGGATCTGTGTTTGCGTTAACCTTTACACAAAACTTCTCCCACGCGACGATTGCAGGACAAGGATTTATGGCGCTCGCAGCTATGATTTTCGGGAAATGGCATCCATTAGGAGCAATGGGGGCAGCTTTATTCTTTGGATTTGCTCAAAGTTTAAGCTTAACAGGGTCATCCATTCCATTGTTGCAAGATATTCCATCTGTATTCTTAATGATTGCACCTTACGTGTTAACAATCCTAGCCCTTGCAGGATTCATCGGCCGCGCCGAAGCTCCAAAAGCGATCGGTACACCATATATTAAGGGTAGTCGTTAATAACATTAACAAA is a window encoding:
- a CDS encoding GntR family transcriptional regulator, producing the protein MSIKTDNRHLYLQVIDEIKKDIDSGLYQAKEKLPSEFQLSKKLGVSRATLREALRILEEENVVTRRHGVGTFVNPKPVFSSGIEELFSVTEMIERGGMKPGSQFLSTEMVEPTEEDIKKFYPINVETLAKIERVRTADDLPVVYCIDKIPDHLIPIEHVHHGGSMFQLLEQHSDKTISYAVTFLEPVSYQERLYSILDCEPDQSLLLLKQMHYTDEDEPVLYSKNYFRADKFGFHVLRKRV
- a CDS encoding BMP family protein, with protein sequence MKQRRFLLVFALLLAVGMILGACGSSEETGGENNEEKNNSEEGSNNEGNSEEGNGDFTVAMVTDVGGVDDKSFNQSAWEGLQAFGKENGLEKGPNGYNYAQSESDADYLPNITRLVKKDYNLIYGIGYLLNDAISQASERFPETNFAIVDSVVDQSNVASITFKEHQGSFLVGVAAAMKTESNKVGFVGGVEGDLIKKFESGFRAGVKSVNPDITVDVKYAGGFANADKGKVIANTMYKSGIDVIYHASGATGNGVFSEAKDIKNSNPDRQVWVIGVDRDQYAEGQIGDHNVTLTSMVKRVDVAVQDISTKAMNGNFPGGEIVKYGLDDDAISVAPTNKEAYTDEIKQKVEEWKKKIVDGEVEVPSTREELQSYLDSL
- a CDS encoding ABC transporter ATP-binding protein, which codes for MDYVIEMLNIRKEFPGIVANDNINLQVKKGEIHALLGENGAGKSTLMNVLFGLYQPEKGEIRVKGEPVKITDPNVANELGIGMVHQHFMLVDTFTVTENIILGAEPKSGVTVDTKSAEQEVREISERYGLKVDPSAKIRDISVGMQQRVEILKTLYRGADILILDEPTAVLTPQEIKELIQIMKTLIQEGKSIILITHKLKEIMEVCDRCTVIRKGEGIGTVNVAETNTTELASLMVGREVSFNTEKEPAKPKEDILHIRDLRVKDTRGVDMVKDLNLDVRAGEIVGIAGVDGNGQSELIEAITGLRDAESGSIELNGQNITNLTPRKVTESGVSHIPQDRHKFGLVLDFPIGENMALQNYYQKPYANMGILNYKEIYRKANSLIEEYDVRTPSEYTPARALSGGNQQKAIIGREVDRSPDLLIAAQPTRGLDVGAIEFIHKKLVEERDKGRAVLLLSFELDEIMNVSDRIAVMFDGQVVANVKPEETNEQELGLLMAGSKKQKEGDS
- a CDS encoding ABC transporter permease, with the translated sequence MFSNNRLTNILIPVISVVLGLLSGAIIMLIFGYNPISGYAALWNGAFGDSYFLGETIVKVTPYILSGLAVAFAFRTGLFNIGVEGQVFVGWLAAVWVGTTLDLPMVIHLPLAILVAAVAGGAWGFVPGFLKARFGVHEVIVSIMMNYVALYTCNAIIRSVLTDNSDKTDYVKDSASLASTWLSDITGFSRLHFGFVIAIIGAIIMWFILEKTVKGYELRSVGYNPHASKYAGMNVNRNIILSFIISGGFAGVAGAMEGLGTFQYMSVNNAFTNIGFDGIAVALLGGNAALGTVLAAFLFGTLKVGALNMSTSGVPQELVDIVVALIILFVASGYIIRWALSRFKKEEK
- a CDS encoding ABC transporter permease yields the protein MGILDVLTLIVPSAIFFAAPLIFTALGGVFSERSGVVNIGLEGLMVMGAFVGVTVNLTIAGPLSEMGEIWGDLTPWISTLVAMVVAAIFSVIHAVASVTFRADQVVSGVAINFLALGIGLFLIEEWYGKGQTDMVNAPFYSVPTPILSEIPIIGPMFFEGYITSFIAIVLAFVVWFVIYKTPFGLRLRSVGEHPMAADTNGINVSKMRYTGVILSGAFAGIGGSVFALTFTQNFSHATIAGQGFMALAAMIFGKWHPLGAMGAALFFGFAQSLSLTGSSIPLLQDIPSVFLMIAPYVLTILALAGFIGRAEAPKAIGTPYIKGSR